GAGCGCAACGCCGTCACCATGACCGCGCCGTTCATGCGGGCCTACACCGAGCTGCTGGTGCGCACGTGCCACCGGCGCGGCGCGCACGCCATCGGCGGCATGGCGGCGTTCATCCCCTCCCGCCGCGACCCCGAGGTCAACAAGGTGGCCCTGGAGAAGGTGCGCGCCGACAAGACCCGCGAGTCCGGCGACGGGTTCGACGGCTCGTGGGTGGCGCATCCGGACCTGGTGCCGGTGTGCCGCGAGGTGTTCGACGCGGTGCTCGGCGACCGGCCGAACCAGCTCGACCGGCTCCGTGAGGACGTCTCGGTGAGCGCCGCCGACCTGCTCTCGGTCGACAAGACCCCCGGCGAGATCACCGAGGCGGGGCTGCGCAACAACGTGGATGTGGCGCTGCGCTACCTGGCGGCGTGGATGGCGGGCTCCGGCGCGGCGGCCATCCACAACCTGATGGAGGACGCCGCGACCGCCGAGATCTCCCGCTCGCAGATCTGGCAGTGGATCCACAACGACATCCGGCTCGCCGACACCGGGAACGTCGTCACGCGGGAGCTGGTGGAGCAGGTGATCGGCGAGGAGCTCTCCGCGATGCGCGAGGAGCCGGGGTTCGACGCCGCGCGGTTCGAACAGGCCGCCGAGCTGTTCAAGGAGGTCGCGCTGGACGACGACTTCGCCGAGTTCCTGACCCTGCCGGCCTACGCGCGCATGCCGTGACCGCCACCGCGTCCCCCCTGCCGGACCTGACGGCGCGGCTGCTGCGGCTGCTCGGCCCCGGGTCGGTGATCACCGACCCGGTGCGGCTGCGCACCTACGAGTGCGACGGCCTGACCTACCACCGGGCCACCCCCGCCGTCGTGGTGCTGCCGGAGACGGCCGAGCAGGTGGCCGCGGTGGTGCGTGAGTGCGACGCGGCCGGCACGCCGTTCGTGGCGCGCGGCGCCGGCACGGGGCTGTCCGGCGGCGCGGTGCCGCGCACCGACGGGGTGCTGATCGTGATGTCGCGCATGCGGCGGATCCTCCAGATCGACATCCCGAACCGGCGTGCAGTCGTGGAACCGGGGGTGACCAACCTCGCGATCACCGAGGCGGCGGCTCCGCACGGGTACTACTACGCGCCTGATCCCTCCAGCAGGCAGGTCTGCTCCATCGGCGGCAACGTCGCGGAGAACTCCGGCGGCGCGCACTGCCTGAAGTACGGCTTCACGGTGAACCACGTGCTGGCCGTCGAGCTGGTCACGCCGCAGGGGGAGATCGTGACGCTGGACGCCGACGACCCCGGGTACGACCTGCTCGGCGCCTTCATCGGCTCGGAAGGCACCCTCGGCATCGCCACCAAGATCACCGTACGGCTGAGCCGCGCGCCTGAGACGGTGACCACGCTGCTGGCCGCCTTCCCCGGCGTGGAGTCCGGCGGCACGGCCGTGTCGGCGATCATCGCGGCCGGCATCGTGCCCGCGGCGATCGAGATGATGGACGCGCTCGCCATCGAGGCCGCCGAGGCGGCGGTGCGGTGCGGCTACCCGGCAGGCGCCGGCGCCGTGCTGATCGTCGAGCTGGACGGCCCGGCCGCCGAGGTGGCCGCGCAGTTCACGCGGGTGCGCGAGCTGTGTCTGAGCAGCGGCGCGTTCGAGACGCGTACCGCCGACGACCCGGCGGAGCGGGAGGCGATCTGGAAGGGCCGCCGGTCGGCGTTCGCCGCCGTGGGCCGGATCAGCCCGGCCTACCTCGTGCAGGACGGCGTGGTGCCGCGCACGGCGCTGCCGCAGGTGCTCGCCGGCATCGAGGAGCTGTCGGCGCGGTTCGGCGTCCGGGTGGCGAACGTCTTCCACGCGGGGGACGGCAACCTGCACCCGCTGGTGCTGTTCGACGACACCGAGGACGGGGCCGGTGAGCGGGCCGAGCAGGTGTCGGCCGAGATCCTCGCGCTGTGCGTGGCGTACGGCGGGTCCATCACCGGCGAGCACGGCATCGGGGTGGACAAGGCCAAGCACATGACCGCGATGTTCGGCCCGGACGACCTGGACACCATGCAGCTGCTGCGCTGCGCCTTCGACCCGCGCGGCCTGTCCAACCCCGGCAAGGTCTTCCCGACGCCGCGCCTGTGCGGGGAGGCGCCGGGGGTGCGCAAAGGCGTGCACCCGCTGGTGGCCTCAGGAGAGGCGGAACTGTTCTGATGCGCGTCGTGCGGAGACACCGATGAACGCCGGCACGGAGCTGTCGGGGACCGGTGTGGCGGTACGGGACGCCGGCCCCGGCGACACGGTCGCCGGGGCCGAGCCCCGGTGGGTCGCCTCCCCCGCGTCCACCGAGGAGGTCGCGGTCGTGCTGCGTGCCGCGGCGCGGCGCGGGCTCGCCGTGGTCCCGGCCGGCGGACGTACCAAGATCGGCTGGGGTGGACCGCCTGAGCGGTGCGACCTGCTGCTCGACACCCGGCGCCTGGACCAGGTGCTGGAGCACGAGGCCGGTGACCTGGTGGTCCGGGTGCAGGCGGGGCTGCCTGTGCGGGATCTCGGCGAGGCGCTCGCGGCGTCCGGCCAGGAGCTGGCTCTGGACGTGCCGCCGGGGCCCGCCACCGTCGGCGGGGTGCTCGCCACCGGGGCCGCCGGACCGCGGCGCCTGCGGTACGGCACCGGACGCGACCTGCTCATCGGGATCACGGTCGTCCTCGCGGACGGCACGGTCGCCAGGGCCGGCGGCAGGGTCGTCAAGAACGTCGCCGGGTACGACCTCGGCAAGCTGTTCACCGGCTCGCTCGGCACCCTCGGCGTGATCACCGAGGCGACCTTCCGGCTGCGTCCGCTCCCCTCCTCCCGCGCCTACGTCACCGCCACGGCACCCGAGGCCGGCCGGCTCGACGCCGTCGGCGCCGTCGCCGGGTCACCGCTCGAACCGAGCGCCGTCGAGATCGACGTCCCCGATCCCGGCGGGCCGGCGACCGTGACCGTCCTGATCGAAGGCGTCGCGGCCGGCGAGCGCGCCGAAGCCGCCGGGGACCTGCTCGGCGCCGTCGTGCCGCCGTCGGCCACCCCGCCGGCCTGGTGGGGGTCACCGCCGGACGGCGGGTACCTGCTCGAACTGCGGGTGCCGCCGGCCTCGGCGGGGCACGCCATCGGCGTGGTGGCCGAGGCCGCGGGGCCGCTCGCCGTCCACGTGCGCGGGTCGGCCGCCTGTGCCGTCCTGTGGCTCGGGCTGGACGCCGCGGCACCCGCCGGGGCCGTCGGCGCGTTCGTGTCACGGGTACGGGCCGCGCTCGGGACCCGCGGCGGCAGACTGGTCGTATGGGACACTCCGGCCACCGGGCCGCTGGACCGCTGGGGGCCGGTGGGGGCCGCCGCGCTCATGCGGC
The window above is part of the Sphaerisporangium rubeum genome. Proteins encoded here:
- a CDS encoding FAD-linked oxidase C-terminal domain-containing protein is translated as MTATASPLPDLTARLLRLLGPGSVITDPVRLRTYECDGLTYHRATPAVVVLPETAEQVAAVVRECDAAGTPFVARGAGTGLSGGAVPRTDGVLIVMSRMRRILQIDIPNRRAVVEPGVTNLAITEAAAPHGYYYAPDPSSRQVCSIGGNVAENSGGAHCLKYGFTVNHVLAVELVTPQGEIVTLDADDPGYDLLGAFIGSEGTLGIATKITVRLSRAPETVTTLLAAFPGVESGGTAVSAIIAAGIVPAAIEMMDALAIEAAEAAVRCGYPAGAGAVLIVELDGPAAEVAAQFTRVRELCLSSGAFETRTADDPAEREAIWKGRRSAFAAVGRISPAYLVQDGVVPRTALPQVLAGIEELSARFGVRVANVFHAGDGNLHPLVLFDDTEDGAGERAEQVSAEILALCVAYGGSITGEHGIGVDKAKHMTAMFGPDDLDTMQLLRCAFDPRGLSNPGKVFPTPRLCGEAPGVRKGVHPLVASGEAELF
- a CDS encoding FAD-binding oxidoreductase is translated as MNAGTELSGTGVAVRDAGPGDTVAGAEPRWVASPASTEEVAVVLRAAARRGLAVVPAGGRTKIGWGGPPERCDLLLDTRRLDQVLEHEAGDLVVRVQAGLPVRDLGEALAASGQELALDVPPGPATVGGVLATGAAGPRRLRYGTGRDLLIGITVVLADGTVARAGGRVVKNVAGYDLGKLFTGSLGTLGVITEATFRLRPLPSSRAYVTATAPEAGRLDAVGAVAGSPLEPSAVEIDVPDPGGPATVTVLIEGVAAGERAEAAGDLLGAVVPPSATPPAWWGSPPDGGYLLELRVPPASAGHAIGVVAEAAGPLAVHVRGSAACAVLWLGLDAAAPAGAVGAFVSRVRAALGTRGGRLVVWDTPATGPLDRWGPVGAAALMRRVKERFDPEDRMAPGRTPGAGKAG